The genome window CGAGAAGGTGACGTCGTAGGCGCGCAGGATGTCGCAGAGCTCCTCGAAGTTCGTGTAGAGGAAGTTCTCCTGGTGGTGCGCCAGGCACCAGGCGGCCATGATCGAGCCGCCGCGCGAGACGATGCCGGTCTTGCGACGGGCCGTCAGCGGCACGTACCGCAGCAGCACGCCGGCGTGCACGGTCATGTAGTCGACGCCCTGCTCGCACTGCTCGATGATGGTGTCGCGGTAGACCTCCCAGCTCAGCTCCTCGGCCTTGCCGTCCACCTTCTCCAGCGCCTGGTAGAGCGGCACGGTGCCGATCGGCACGGGGGAGTTGCGCAGGATCCACTCGCGGGTGGTGTGGATGTTGCGGCCGGTGGAGAGGTCCATGACGGTGTCGGCGCCCCAGCGGGTGGCCCAGGTCATCTTCTCCACCTCCTCCTCGATCGAGGAGGTGACGGCCGAGTTGCCGATGTTGGCGTTGATCTTGACCAGGAAGTTGGTGCCGATGATGGCCGGCTCCACCTCCGGGTGGTTGACGTTGACCGGGATCACCGCGCGGCCGCGGGCCACCTCGTCGCGGACGAACTCCGGCTGCAGGCCCTCGCGCAGGGCCACGAACTCCATCTCGGGGGTGACGATCCCGCGCTTGGCGTAGCCGAGTTGGGTCACCGCGACGCCGTCGCGGGCGCGCAGCGGGCGGCGCGGGCGGCCGGGGAAGACGGCGTCCAGGTTGCGCAGGTCGCCGCCGCGCGGCGAGGTGTGCCGGATCCCGTCGTCCTCCGGGCGGCCCTCGCGGCCGTCGTACTCCTCGACGTCGCCGCGCTGGCGGATCCACGGGTCGCGCAGCGCGGGCAGGCCGCGGCGCACGTCGGGCTGGTGGTCGGGGTCGGTGTACGGGCCGGAGGTGTCGTACAGCGGCACGACGGCACCGTTGGTGAGGTGCACCTCGCGGAAGGGGACCCGCAGATCGGGGCGGGATCCCTCGCGGTAGGCCTTGCGCCAGGCCGGGGTCGGGTAGCCCGAGGTGGCGGAGCCGACCGTACCGGGGCGTGCGTCATCAATGCTGGTCATCAGACCTTCTAC of Kitasatospora viridis contains these proteins:
- the thiC gene encoding phosphomethylpyrimidine synthase ThiC, with protein sequence MTSIDDARPGTVGSATSGYPTPAWRKAYREGSRPDLRVPFREVHLTNGAVVPLYDTSGPYTDPDHQPDVRRGLPALRDPWIRQRGDVEEYDGREGRPEDDGIRHTSPRGGDLRNLDAVFPGRPRRPLRARDGVAVTQLGYAKRGIVTPEMEFVALREGLQPEFVRDEVARGRAVIPVNVNHPEVEPAIIGTNFLVKINANIGNSAVTSSIEEEVEKMTWATRWGADTVMDLSTGRNIHTTREWILRNSPVPIGTVPLYQALEKVDGKAEELSWEVYRDTIIEQCEQGVDYMTVHAGVLLRYVPLTARRKTGIVSRGGSIMAAWCLAHHQENFLYTNFEELCDILRAYDVTFSLGDGLRPGSTADANDEAQFAELKTLGELGRIARDRDVQVMIEGPGHVAMNKIKENMDLQKEICDEAPFYTLGPLTTDVAPGYDHITSGIGAAMIAWWGTAMLCYVTPKEHLGLPNRDDVKTGVITYKIAAHAADLAKGHPGASAWDDALSDARFEFRWEDQFNLALDPETARAFHDETLPAEPAKTAHFCSMCGPKFCSMKISQKIRDEHGDGSSAVATEFDADALAGMAEKSAEFAAQGNRVYLPLAD